CATCCCGATCACCGCATCAGAATGTTTGGTGAAAGCGACCTTGCGCGTAAAGAAATGGCGAAAGCGCAGTGAAATATCTTGAAACGGATTACCATGCTGTTCATGCGGCAATTCAATATTTAAACCAACCGATGGCGCTTTGCCGGCATGCGCCCCTTTATTCGCGGCTTCCATCAGCCCTGGGCCGCCGCCGGAAATAACCGCAAAGCCTGCATCTGAAAGCTTGCGGGCAATTTTTATCGTGAGATCATAATAGGGCGTATCGGGTTTTAAGCGCGCGGAGCCATAAATACATACCGCGGGCCGGATTTCCGATAGATATTCAGTGGCTTCGATGAACTCTGCCATAATCGTAAACATTTGCCATGATGCACGCGCTTTTTTTGCGGTAGCACGCTCTTGATCTGCAATTGCGCGTAAGCTTGGCGTCATTTTTCTATTGTTTGGCGTATTCATATGTTTGTGCAATCCAATTTAAAAGGCCAGACTTTGTTATTGGTCGATGGCTCAAGTTATTTGTATCGTGCTTATCATGCATTGCCCAATTTGCGCAGCCCCAATGCGGAACCGACTGGTGCGCTATACGGCATGATCAATATGCTGCGGCGCTTGCGCAAAGACAACCCGGCGCAGTATAGCGCGTGTGTGTTTGATGCTAAAGGTAAAACTTTTCGAGAGGACTGGTATCCCGCTTATAAAGCGCATCGTTCTTCGATGCCAGAAGACCTGGTTCAGCAGCTTGAGCCGATTCATCGCGCCGTGCGCGCTTTAGGTTGGCCATTGCTCATGGTGGATGGAGTTGAAGCTGACGATGTGATTGGCACCTTAGCGCAGCAAGCTGAGCAGGCTGGCATGAAAGTCATTATCTCAACCGGCGACAAAGACCTGACGCAATTAGTGACAAGTCAAATTACGCTAGTCAATACAATGAGCAATGAAGTGCTCGATGAAGCGGGAGTCAAGCAAAAATTTGGCGTGCCGCCAGGCTTAATTGTGGATTATTTGGCGTTAATCGGCGATACCTCAGACAATGTGCCAGGCGTTGAAAAATGCGGTCCTAAAACCGCGCTCAAATGGCTGACGCAATATGCTTCATTGGCGGGCGTGGTGGAACATGCTGCGCAAATTAGTGGCGCGGTCGGTGAGAATTTGCGCCGTGCCCTTGATTTTTTGCCTTTAGCGCGCAAGCTAATCACGGTACGCACGGATTGCGTGCTTGAGCCGCAAATTCAATCCATTGAAGCTTCACTGGCGATGCGTCCCGAAGCGCAAACGGAACTGCTAGATTTATTCACCCAGTACGGCTTTAAAAGCTGGTTGCAAGAACTCGCAGCGGCAGGCGTAGCAGGGCCTGCTAACGGCGCTTCTAGCCACTCAGTCGCGCCCGTGCTGGAAGACGCTCCGCATTATGAGAGCATATTGAGCTGGACGCAGTTCGATATCTGGTTAGAAAAAATCCAGACCGCCACATTAACTGCTTTCGATACTGAAACGACGGCGCTTGACCCGCTGCGCGCGCAGCTCGTTGGCCTTTCATTCTCAGTCGAAGTCGGTCATGCAGCTTATCTGCCGTTGGCCCATCGGGGGCCGGATATAGGCGGCGAGAGTGCCCAATTGCCCCGTGATGCTGTGCTGGAGCGGCTTAAAGAGTGGCTGCAAGATCCGACTAAAAAGAAAGTTGGCCAGCATATGAAATACGATGAGCAAGTGCTCGCCAACTATGGCATCACACTGGCCGGCATCGAGCATGACACCTTGCTTCAATCGTACGTGCTCGAATCGCATCGGAGCCATGATATGGATAGTCTGGCGTTGCGCCATCTGGACCTGAATACAATCAAATATGTCGACATTTGCGGTAAAGGCGCAGCTCAAATTGGTTTTGATCAAGTCCCGCTTGAGCAGGCAATGCAGTACGCGGCGGAAGATGCGGATGTGACGTTACGCCTACATCATGCGCTTTATCCACAACTTTCAAAAGAACCTGGCTTGCTGCATGTCTATCGTGAGATTGAAATGCCCACAGCGCGTGTACTACGCGTCATGGAGCGTAACGGCGTCCTAATTGATACTCAATTACTGGCTCAGCAAAGTCATGAGCTTGGCACGCGTCTGATGCAAGTAGAAAAAGAAGCGCACACCTTAGCTGGTGGCCCATTTAATTTGAGCTCGCCTAAGCAAATCAGTGAGATCTTTTTTGAACGCCTGCAATTGCCGGTTATCAAAAAAACCCCGGGCGGTGCGCCATCAACGGATGAAGAGGTCTTGCAAAGGCTAGCAGAAGATTATCCGCTGCCCAAATTGCTGCTTGAGCATCGTACGCTGTCAAAACTCAAAACAACTTATACGGATAAACTGCCCAAAATGGTTAACCCCCAAACGGGGCGGGTCCATACGAATTATGCGCAGGCAGTCGCAGTCACGGGACGACTTGCTTCAAATGAACCTAATTTACAAAATATTCCGGTACGTACGGCCGAAGGGCGGCGTATCCGCGCAGCCTTTATCGCCGCACCTGGATCTCAGATTGTGTCGGCAGATTATTCGCAGATTGAGCTGCGCATTATGGCGCATATTTCAGGCGATGAAAATTTATTGGGCGCTTTTGCGCGTGGTGAAGATATTCACCGGGCCAGCGCCGCCGAAATTTTTGGCATTGCGCTACAGCAGGTCTCTGATGAAGAGCGACGTGTCGCAAAAACCATTAATTTTGGCTTAATTTATGGCATGAGCGTATTTGGGCTGGCGGCAAACCTAAAACTCTCGCGTGATGCCGCTAAGGTTTATATCGATCGCTATTTCAATCGCTATCCAGGAGTTGCGCGTTATATGGACGAAACCCGCGTGCGCGCAAAAGAGCAGGGCTATGTCGAAACTGTCTTTGGCCGGCGTTTATGGTTGCCTGAGATCAATGGCGGTAGTGGGCCACGCCGTCAGGCGGCTGAGCGGGCGGCAATCAATGCACCTATGCAAGGCACTGCAGCCGATTTGATCAAACTATCGATGATTGCCGTGCAGCAGTGGTTGTATCAAGGAGTACGTCAAACCAAGCTCATCATGCAAGTCCATGATGAGCTTGTGCTTGAAGTGCCGGATGCAGAATTGGAGGAAGTGCGCGCATGCTTGCCGACCCTCATGGGCGACGTCGCGCAATTACGCGTGCCGCTGGTGGTTGAAGTGGGGGTAGGCAAAAATTGGGAAGAGGCGCATTAATAGGGCGAATTGAGCGCGAGCAAGGCTTCTCTTGAGTATTCATTTTCTGAGTTATACCCTTCTCGTGCAAGCGCAACATTTTGGCCAACACAGTGAGCTACTGGGCCTCGAGCCAGGGTGGCCCCAAAAGCTACGATGTCTTGAGGAGAACCCAGTGGGGTTGAGGTGATAGCCTGATTCTCTAATTGAACAAATTGATAAACGGAGTCTGGCGTAATGGGTTGTGAGAAAAAATCATCAGATTGACTGTCATGGGCTTGCATAATAATCGGAGAAGTGCCGGTAGTCCTTTCAAAAGCTGTTTTTGCAAAGTGAGAAAGACACCCGAGAGTGTAAGAAGGTCTTCTTATAAGTGCGGGTCTTTTGGCTTTGCTTTTGGGATCTTTAGAGATTTCTGTAGATGAGATAGGTGAATGAAGGGGGAAAGCAGAGACAAAAAAATTTCGTGACATAGATACACCATTTAAAACATAAAAAAACAAAAACTTTGAGACATTTTTTATGCCTGAATAAGTTAAAGATTATATTTGTTAGCGTATTTGCAAACGAAGCTATACTTCGTTTAACGAGCTTTAATTTCGTTTCTTATTAGGATAACGAGTATGCATCGCATTGTGATAGTAGGCGGCGGCGCCGGCGGGCTTGAGTTGGCAACCCGTTTAGGCAACCGTTTTGGCGCTCGCCAAACTGCGCACATTGTGTTGGTTGACTCTCATCCGACTCATCTGTGGAA
The Mycoavidus cysteinexigens genome window above contains:
- the polA gene encoding DNA polymerase I; its protein translation is MFVQSNLKGQTLLLVDGSSYLYRAYHALPNLRSPNAEPTGALYGMINMLRRLRKDNPAQYSACVFDAKGKTFREDWYPAYKAHRSSMPEDLVQQLEPIHRAVRALGWPLLMVDGVEADDVIGTLAQQAEQAGMKVIISTGDKDLTQLVTSQITLVNTMSNEVLDEAGVKQKFGVPPGLIVDYLALIGDTSDNVPGVEKCGPKTALKWLTQYASLAGVVEHAAQISGAVGENLRRALDFLPLARKLITVRTDCVLEPQIQSIEASLAMRPEAQTELLDLFTQYGFKSWLQELAAAGVAGPANGASSHSVAPVLEDAPHYESILSWTQFDIWLEKIQTATLTAFDTETTALDPLRAQLVGLSFSVEVGHAAYLPLAHRGPDIGGESAQLPRDAVLERLKEWLQDPTKKKVGQHMKYDEQVLANYGITLAGIEHDTLLQSYVLESHRSHDMDSLALRHLDLNTIKYVDICGKGAAQIGFDQVPLEQAMQYAAEDADVTLRLHHALYPQLSKEPGLLHVYREIEMPTARVLRVMERNGVLIDTQLLAQQSHELGTRLMQVEKEAHTLAGGPFNLSSPKQISEIFFERLQLPVIKKTPGGAPSTDEEVLQRLAEDYPLPKLLLEHRTLSKLKTTYTDKLPKMVNPQTGRVHTNYAQAVAVTGRLASNEPNLQNIPVRTAEGRRIRAAFIAAPGSQIVSADYSQIELRIMAHISGDENLLGAFARGEDIHRASAAEIFGIALQQVSDEERRVAKTINFGLIYGMSVFGLAANLKLSRDAAKVYIDRYFNRYPGVARYMDETRVRAKEQGYVETVFGRRLWLPEINGGSGPRRQAAERAAINAPMQGTAADLIKLSMIAVQQWLYQGVRQTKLIMQVHDELVLEVPDAELEEVRACLPTLMGDVAQLRVPLVVEVGVGKNWEEAH
- a CDS encoding TIGR00730 family Rossman fold protein codes for the protein MTPSLRAIADQERATAKKARASWQMFTIMAEFIEATEYLSEIRPAVCIYGSARLKPDTPYYDLTIKIARKLSDAGFAVISGGGPGLMEAANKGAHAGKAPSVGLNIELPHEQHGNPFQDISLRFRHFFTRKVAFTKHSDAVIGMPGGFGTLDEMAEVLTLVQTRKARHVPVILVGSKFWQGLLDWFRTAMLPMGLISQTDLDLIQVIDDPDQVLDAILAFYEEHTIPPEVVEESAEVTQETKQSDGDRMFSI